TCAAATGATAGGTTCTATTTCGaaaaggaaatatatatatatgcaacatTATGTGGTGCAAGATTTTGGTATGAAACATGTGTCCCTAGCAAATtccagaaaataaataaataaaataacatagaatGCAGTGTGACAAAGAGAATAATAAGTTTTTCTAATGGAAAAATCATTTTTCAATGCACTAGAAGTTCCAAATTTTATTTTGTCAGTCTGCTGGAGGAGAGCATAATGCAGTTAAAACATGTTCCACGTGTGTTTTTAACAGAACAATTTCTCTATAGCCAAAAGAAAATAGCAGAAGAAAGTATAACAGGGGACAACATCAATGGTTCAGTTAACATCATTGTTATAGAGATGTATTAAGATTAAAAATAAAGGCTAAAAGAAGTATCATTGAAAAATCCAGGACCCACATTAAGAGTagaattataaattataaaacaGAAAATTTACAACACAAAGTCTGTAAATCTGTATAACCTGATACTACTGACCAGGGATCTTATAAAGTGCATTCATGACAGGACCTTATTCCAGATAAGGCTCTAGCGCAATCAATTGCAATCTCAAGCCTTTGAATCCATGACAGGACCTTATCTCTTCCTAGTGTGTCAAAAGTCAATATTTCATGAGCTCCAAACATGATAACATGAATTAGAAATATAGAATAACCTTACACAGGAGTCAGGAAATACCAAAAAGTCATTCAGAGAGGTTCCCATTTGGACAAAGCTCATAAATAAGGAAGCCTTTGCATAATAGTAAGAAGAATAGCATTAGAAAAGCCTTTGCATAATAGGAAGCTGGTCTGTGTTTTTTGCATAATAAAAGAAAGGGACCAAATGGGCTTTTGTAAGTTCACAGTTTTCATTTAAACTTCTAAATCTATCTcccaatttattggtaacatCATCAAGAGAGTAGTCAGAACAGCCACCATTCCCACTAACTAGCTTCTCAATCCCAACAACTAGAGATGTTTCCGCGAAACCTTGTAAGCAAAACGAGACAACTTCCTTGCTCAGTGGAATTCAGAAATAATTTTCCAGTTTGATTTTCTCTTTGGCCTAATACATAAAGGTACTCACTAAATTGAAAGAATAAGTACTGAACTTGCTAGAAAATAGAATAAAGATATGAAAAAAAGCCAAGTTGTTATCACATCTCTTCTATCTTATAAACTAAGGTACCCAATAACATTTAGAGGCAATCAATAGAAAAATTGAAAAATGAACCAAAGAGCAAATgaaatagacaaaaaaaaaagtacacaAGATTTAATTTGTTCCAACGAGTTCTATGGTTACAGATTCTTCATACATGTAATCAGATAGCACATTGCTCGACAATAAATGACCAAAAACACATATCAAATAAAGATGTAAAAACTAAGGCGACAAAGATTAAAAAATGGCACTAACTTATTTGTGAATCTCTGGAGACTATATAGAGCTAATAACTCCAATGACGCACAAGAAGTGCCTACAACTTTCAAAGCCTCATCAGTAACATTGATGCATTGTAGCTTCAATACTTTCAAAAATGGGCATCCTTGGGCTACAGCAAGCACCCCTTTGTTGTGCATGAACTCAGAATCTAAAGAAAGGGTCTCAAGAGACTTGCAATGTACGCCCACTGCTTCCAGTGAGACATCAGTTATCTTAGCACAAGCAGCAATACCAAGAGCTTTCAATGAAGTCCCACAACCAAGAGCTAATTCAACTAAACTCGCATCTGTTAAGGCCTCACAAAATCGCAAATTTAAATCCCCAACCTGCTTACAAGACTGTCCAACAGCAGCTAGACCATGATTTCCAACATAGCAACCCTTAAAGAAAACCATTCCAAAATGATATGTCACAAAAACTTGGGAAAAATGAGGTAAACGATgaatatattttcatttattttaacaGAAACAGATAAGACCCACATTGGAACAAGCAACAAGCAtctttcatttttattctttTCCTTTCCAACTAGGGCTGCTAGCAATTCTTGGCTCAATTCAAAACATGCCAAAAAAACAACATGGAAATAATTTGATTCCATTCTAATCCCAAGTAAGCTAAGTTGTCTAAACATGTTTTCTGTGGTGATAGGAGAACAAAATATCAGAGTATGCAAAACAAAAGATGATCAGTGATTGTTTAGGTGACAATGGACCCCATAAAATCGACTAAAGATATGATCTTGAAAGCAATGGTGGAACTGCAACAAAGaaccattaataaaaaaaaacacacacacagaAAGTTATCACTTTTGATGAGATGAATTGACAAGAATGAAATGAAAGGATATAAAACCAAGAGAGGGAGATAGTTGATTGGCAAGACCACAAAATTAACCATTGGTAAGCAATTGAAGGCAAGTTGTACAAGGTCTTATGGTAAAGGTAAAGGATATATGCTTAGAAAAATTACATCATCCAAATGTTATAAAACAAATTTTAACAAATAACAACATCACTACTATTAGTTTCCCCAATATGATCTTGTTTTTTTCAATGGATTTTTCTGGGCCATTTAAAAAAACTAGTTAAGAGAATATTAGCAAGATGAAAACAGACTTCTTACGCATGACATTGCCAATAGTTCCATCAGTGTAATTAAAATGTATTAAAAATACAcatcaaagaaattataccttgTGTCACCAACAAAATTATACCTTGTGTCCACCACCGAGACATTAGGAGTTGGAACATGGAAGGCCATTCCGGTAAGTTTTCCATTCAGTTATGGGAGAACCTTTCCAACAGCCTatagttccaaaaaaaaaaacataataataagAATAAGAATCAAATCACATTAAAACCAACATTGTTTTTAGATTTCCCTATGAATTTAGATTTCACTACCTTTGCAGCACCAGTAGAACTAGGAATGATATTTTGTCCAGCTCCACGACCTCCTTTCCAATCCTTCATTGATGGGCCATCAACAGTCTTCTGTGTTGCTGAACATTAGAAACAAGAGTCAAGTAACCAACTCGCAAACTATTCTCCTATTATAGAAACAAATAAAGTGAAAAAAAAACCTGTAGTTGCATGAACAGTTGTCATTAAACCTTCAAGAATACCAAATTCCTCATGAACAGCCTGTGTAAAGTAATAAGAAAATCACTCAGCGAATAACTAAAAAGCATAATAGCTAAAACCAAAAGCACAAGGATATTTAACCAGATGCATTCATAAATTCAAAATCCAGTTTGAACAATTTCACTAATCATTTCAAAAATTGACAACTCATTTGTTACTTTTTAAAGAAACTTCTTATTCTTGTAGCTTGTTGTTTCCACACACACGCACACACCTTAGCAGGAGGAGCAAGACCAAAAGCGTATTAGCTAAAACCAAAAGCACAAGGAAATATAACCAGATGCATTCAtaaattcaaaatcaagtttgaatAATTTCACTAATCATTACAAAAATCACAGCTCattgttgctttataaagaaatTTCCCATACTTTTCATCTTGTTGTTTCTAGTAAGACTGTCAGTCTTTGGTTTTTCTTTTGGTCTCTTTACTCTGTGTAAATCAATTCTGTTTCTGTTTCTTCTACTCATCCAGAGCACGTGCACGCACGCAcacacaaagaagaagaaaaaacaactacaacaagaaccaaaacaaaaacaataaaaacaaGTAGCAACCGACCTTAGCAAGAGGAGCAAGACAGTTGGTAGTACAACTTGCATTTGAAACAATGTCCATGTTTGGCTTGTATGTCTGCTCATTTACTTTAACCACAAACATGGGAGCATCAGCTGATGGAGCTGATAAAACTACTTTCTTGGCTCCACCCTACAAAGACAGAAAAGTCCAATGTTACAAAGAATTTCATGCAAATGTAAATGGATTTGTACATGCATGGTGGGCTCTCACACATTTGACTGTCTAAGATAGAGAACAGAATAAATTAGTAAAAGAAACCTTCTTATGTGCTAAAGCTTTGTCAATTGTTGTGAAAACACCGGAAGATTCAACAACATACTCAGCTCCATAATCACCCCAAGGAATCTCAGCAGGGTCCCTGATTAAAGGTTTAGATTTTACTTGTCAGCTCAATTTACATTAAGCTTTAAACAAAAAACACCCACATTTGCAAGTGCTATAAGCAAATAAAGAATATGTATACACTTTCATGCTAAGATCTGATGAAAATTACCTTTTACTCACAACCTTAATCTGCTTCCCATTGATTTCTAAGGTTGAATCATCTACAACCTTAATGCTTCCTTTGAATAATCCATGAGTAGAGTCATATTTAAACATGTAGGCCTGGATAAAGAATAGAAAATATCATAACCATTTTCACATAATGAGATGACCTTAGAAGACAATTCGGAGTATCTGTTACTTAAGTTGAACCATTAGCAAAGGACATCAATTTAATAAAATACTCTGAAAATACTCATTTCATTCAGATACATATAATTTCATGTAATATAAAGGTCATTCAAGGTAGCATCATAAGCCTATTAATGACCATGGTTCATCACTACAGCCACTACTCacctcagaccataatccaaaaAATGTGAGAAATTTTAAAGTGCCAAGTTAACAAGCTGCCATGCACTCAACTTGACATAAAAATAAGCTCACAAAAAATCACAATAAAATCCAAACTACAAGCATTGCACACAACAAGCATAAGCATGATTCAAGTTAGATCTGAAAGAATagaatcattttttttatcaatagATAATTGAGATAATTATATGCAACTAAATACTTTGTAACATTTATAGAGGGTTTAAGgtgataaaataatttcaaagcAATTAATGATCCGAATTTAAGACATCTCTCACATTTAATAGCAGTGAGAATATAAATTATTTAGTCAAAACTATGAAGAGAAGATAGTGTAAAAGTGAATTACAAGTCCAGGAGACTAGATGATTTCTTAAGAGAACACACAATGAGCACCTCCATTCCTATGAGGTGTTTATCAAAATTAATAGCTACTGAAATAAAATGCAATTTAAATGTTCTTCCACATACTTTATAACATAGTTTGCCTTGACCATATTAAAGTATAGCAGAATCATTTTAGCCACTTTCAACAACATACTATTACCACAACAAGAAATCAAGCAAGCATGGCACAAAAACTTGACTTAAGTCATATCATTATACATTATGAAGCAAACATCTAACCAGGTTGTAAGCAAAGACATGTCAACCAAATATTATACTCGATGCAGTCTTACAAACATAAGAAAACTTTTTTGCATCATCTGAGTAGTgccattttaatttataaattataatgactattcatgagcatagcAACAACATTGGCAGCTAAAATCCATCAAGTTGCAACTAGCTTGACATCCTTACCATGTATTTAGCATCAATAAAAGGATCATTCACTACCACCACGTCAATGTCATCCCTGAATATTGCTACTCGTAAAACCAATCTTCCAATCCGACCAAAACCTATATGAGCCAAGCATTGAAAAAGTAAGGAATTAATCAACTTTACCATTCTTCTTTCAAAGAGAATCACTTGGCTCACAAAGTTCTTTAAACCCTGAGGTCCTTCATTTAGTAAAACacatattaaatataaatatatatctagcATCCAAGAACAGTATTGATACATGAAGCTATACTCTTTTACATGTCAGAATATTAAACTCGCCCAAACTAAAAGGGATTAAAAAAGTGACATAAAGGAAACAGAATCCAAACTATAGAGTACTTCTAATTCGAAAGGAACAAATAagcataaatatataaatgtaaCATAGAAACTAAGTTGAATAAAAGTAAATAATTTTCTAGTATGAAAACACACATCAACTCTTGCAAGATTTTTAACTGTACCTTGACCTATTAAAACAAAAACTATTGAAGGCCAAAACTGATCAAACATTGACCAATGCACAAAAGTTTGCATCTCTAAAAAGAATGATAAAAACATTAACCACACCAAACAATGGAATGTACAATCATTATTAAGTCCTCATTTCAAACTAGGAGCTATGATGAACTTACCATTGATCCTAACCTTTGACTTCCCACCGGTCTTCAAttctaaacaaaataaattatgAGTGAGCATCAAATATTAGAATTTCAAAATTCACACTACAATGTATGAAGTGTCTAGTCCTTACTCTGAACAGCTGGTGGCAATTCAGTGGCCGTTGCTTTAATGGGTTGGACTCTCTTGACATTGCATCCCCTGAACAATGTGTCGTCTTCTTGGGTCAATTATAAGAACAGAAAATATGCTTAAACccataaaaaattatatactacgtTACTCAACTGTAAAACAGATGATCCGCTTGGAACAGCAGAGCCAAATACACTTGACTGAAATCTTGCAGAGTTTGGGATGCGATTGAAACTAATGCATATCAATATCTCAAACCTTTAggtatattatattaatttggtTAGTTTTTTATTCTTTTCCAGCAACCAAACAGCCGTTAAAACCAAAATACTCTgagaaagtaaagaaaagaagaaagtacCTGTTGTTTTCGAGACTCTTCGTCCAGTGCCTTCTTTCGTTGTTcctcatattcttcttcttcttccatttcaTCTCCATGGCCTCGAGCCCTGAATGAAAGAAGACACTGGACGAAGAGTCTCTTTCCGTTTCCGTCTCTGTCTCCACCTCTGCAATCTGGTTGGGAGAGAATGAGCCCTGAACGCCGCCGCTACTAGTCCTCATCCCCCATCATCAAGTCCCCTAACCTCAAAACCCCTTCCGGGGACCCAAAAGAGTCCAGCTTGGCTTGCTCTGGGGGTAACCGGAACCGACAAACGGGGCAGGAGTTATGGTGAGCGAGCCAGGGCAGAATGCAGTCGGGATGGTAGAGATGCTTAAAGGAAGATTTTAAGCAGGGAGAGGCGCAGATGGGTGCGAAGAAGAAAACAGGAGAGTTATAGGCGGGCTAGGAAAAAAGGAATTAGCTAGGAAAAAAATATAACAAGTTATAGGCGGGCACCAAAATAAATTAGcgccatttttttattttaccacatatatgtatataataatacTTTTTCAGTAATATTATATTCTTGTGTTATGctaaggggtatttggtgtagtgaaaagctaaaaaaatatagttttaattttgattttgatttttttattgaaatttgAAGACAAATAAATAAGTGTTTAGTCACATAATTGTTAATTAAGATGACCTTaaatatgggtgtatttatgcaAAATTATTTAGAGTGTTTTAAAAGTGTGTCGAGAGATGCattaaaattattatataaattaacaagtatttttttatgtatgttcACAATATAGATGTAACAATTGTAAGAACAGTGCtgtcaaaataaaattaattttgaggtTGAAAAATTCCATACACACTATCAAATTGCatgatttatttttataatattataaattttacatcaataaaataagattattcaTATATACAGTATGTTGTTTAATTAATGATTTTATCaacttaaatataaatatatacgtaaaaaagttattttttcatagtatatatttataacgcatttatatattttttcaaattataatttagTTATTTGTTTTATGTTTAGAAGCCCATAATAATCTAAactttagtatttttttaattattttgtagTTTGCACATAGTATATAGTGtgcttttttattttcattaaataatcatttattcttttcaataaaaaatatatatgaatttgaataattaaaatattgaaaaagtCGAAAGTTATGAACTCATTTGGCAAAGATTTATTTAATTGTCTCAAAACATTATAAAATTACTAAAAAGTTACATATCAAGTTCCTATTCTTTAGTTAATGATTTCAACACTTTAAATaacaaaatcctaaaaaaaaaaaaaaaaaggctaaacgacaaagaaaaaaaaaattcagaattatattattatatacttGTATATATGGAGAACTAAATTCTACATGTAAAAATGGGATATTATTGGAGTATTGCATTTTTCCTTCTAATGATGCACATGGGGTAGGGAATTGGCGGGGAGTGATCTCCCCGTTCCCGtccccatttatatttttaatcctCATCCCTATTCCATCCCCGCTTATTCCCTGTGGGAGTCGGGGTGGAGAATTCCTTATTGGGGAGGGGAATCTCCACagggaacccatttatttaaaaaaattaattttaaaataaaaattgtaaattatatgtaaattaaaatattgcacgatgtttattatttaaaatattatacattatcttaaataaaatttaaaatattaaaaaaattactactatactacaataacacataaataaaaatacaaaatacatataaaatattacaaaaatatataaaaaatttaaacaGGTCCCGTTGGGGCAGGGAGTGTTATTCCCGCCCCACCCTATTTAACATTCAGGGATTGAAAATTATCTTCGTCCCCACCCCGTTCCCCATTTAGATGGGGATTCTCCGCCCCATTAGGGGCGGGTCCCCGCGGGGCCCCATCCCCATGGGGAAAATGTGCATTCCTATTTACTTCCATCCAGGTGTTAACAATAAAAACTAATAAAGTGGTGTATATACATACAAGCAACGTGcatgtttatttagttttatttttataatttattaattatttttattaaatttatattaatgtcatataaatttcaaataaatatcatattttcattaaataatatatttatttttgtttaagtttatgtttgttctactttttgaattttggagtgacaacaagaaattatatattatatgtttaatgtaatattaaatattatacatatattttaaatttaagtttcttgttggtttttttttaaaaataatttgttactaattgacagtaaattatattatatgtttaatatgatattattttaaaaaatgagtttaagtttaatttaattttatcgtatgattttattatttttaaataattatcatagtaaaatatctaaaagtatatcatattttaattttttttaattatttattatttttaaataattattattgtaaaatatctttaaaatattatattttaatttgtttaattatttattatttttaaataattattattgtaaaatatctcaaaaatattatattttaatttgtttaattatttattatttttaaataattattattgtaaaatattataaaaatatcctattttaatttttttaattatttattttattttatttaagtttaagtatttacaaactactattaaataaaaaaatattctggtaaatataaaaatattttattaaaatcaatattaaaaaaataaaaaaccgttaaaacaaaaaaaaattattatttacacacttattatataggaaaaatatatttatatattcaataaataaaattatgcaAAATGCAAAGTAtgtataactaaaaaaaaaagtacaCAGTTGAAAATTTATATATAGTAATGATACGTATATATGAGTTTGTCGGCTAGTAAATGATTCGATATGGAAAGTTGTAGTCCAACA
This genomic interval from Humulus lupulus chromosome 8, drHumLupu1.1, whole genome shotgun sequence contains the following:
- the LOC133796725 gene encoding glyceraldehyde-3-phosphate dehydrogenase GAPCP2, chloroplastic-like, giving the protein MVKLINSLLFQCLAHIGFGRIGRLVLRVAIFRDDIDVVVVNDPFIDAKYMAYMFKYDSTHGLFKGSIKVVDDSTLEINGKQIKVVSKRDPAEIPWGDYGAEYVVESSGVFTTIDKALAHKKGGAKKVVLSAPSADAPMFVVKVNEQTYKPNMDIVSNASCTTNCLAPLAKAVHEEFGILEGLMTTVHATTATQKTVDGPSMKDWKGGRGAGQNIIPSSTGAAKAVGKVLP